One Cynocephalus volans isolate mCynVol1 chromosome 7, mCynVol1.pri, whole genome shotgun sequence genomic region harbors:
- the TSC22D1 gene encoding TSC22 domain family protein 1 isoform X2 yields the protein MKSQWCRPVAMDLGVYQLRHFSISFLSSLLGTENASVRLDNSSSGASVVAIDNKIEQAMDLVKSHLMYAVREEVEVLKEQIKELIEKNSQLEQENNLLKTLASPEQLAQFQAQLQTGSPPATTQPQGSTQPPAQPASQGSGPTA from the exons ATGAAATCCCAATGGTGTAGACCAGTGGCGATGGATCTAGGAGTTTACCAACTGAgacatttttcaatttctttcttatcATCCTTGCTGGGGACTGAAAACGCTTCTGTGAGACTTGACAATAG ctCCTCTGGTGCAAGTGTGGTAGCTATTGACAACAAAATCGAGCAAGCTATG gatCTGGTTAAAAGCCATTTGATGTATGCTGTTAGAGAGGAAGTAGAGGTCCTCAAAGAGCAAATCAAAGAACTAATAGAGAAGAATTCCCAGCTGGAgcaggaaaacaatctgctgaaGACACTGGCCAGTCCTGAGCAGCTTGCCCAGTTTCAGGCCCAGCTGCAGACTGGCTCCCCACCTGCCACCACGCAGCCACAGGGCTCCACACAGCCCCCCGCCCAGCCAGCGTCCCAAGGCTCAGGACCGACCGCATAG